A section of the Macadamia integrifolia cultivar HAES 741 unplaced genomic scaffold, SCU_Mint_v3 scaffold1205, whole genome shotgun sequence genome encodes:
- the LOC122063133 gene encoding uncharacterized protein LOC122063133 gives MAYNSNLHSSSHNSSSSLAWDLHSLGVFNADMSLIMETSAPFLPLPDFSTGYLQDALMEWNDRCKRRRLELYDHDDHDQRMSLQNYWSSNWTGEPLENFSCFSNITEANGVSGEPLNSSISSISDGETILSGIKTAEDSVSGPETYDFPSCHDRDTQISSDTVSAKGVSEGGGLKMKKKVITGVVYPFALVKPGGVDGDVTLNDINERILMPPTRPVRHPVGDFAGRPCVSPDGPGLSGKAVVALTKIQTQGRGTITIIRTRG, from the exons ATGGCATACAATAGTAATCTACACAGCAGCAGCCAcaattcctcctcctccttagCTTGGGATCTTCACAGCCTTGGAGTTTTCAACGCAGACATGTCCTTAA TTATGGAGACCAGTGCACCCTTCTTACCACTTCCTGATTTTTCAACTGGGTATCTTCAAGATGCTTTGATGGAATGGAATGATCGGTGTAAGAGAAGACGCTTGGAGTTATATGACCATGATGATCATGATCAAAGAATGAGCTTGCAGAACTATTGGAGTTCGAATTGGACTGGAGAGCCACTGGAGAATTTTAGTTGTTTTAGTAACATAACTGAAGCTAATGGGGTTTCAG GTGAACCCTTAAACTCTTCAATCAGCAGTATCAGTGATGGAGAAACCATTTTGTCAGGGATCAAAACAGCAGAAGACTCAGTGTCAGGTCCTGAAACatatgattttccttcttgccaTGACAGAGACACCCAAATTTCAAGTGATACTGTGTCAGCCAAAG GTGTTTCAGAGGGTGGTGGGCTTAAGATGAAAAAGAAAGTCATTACTGGAGTAGTCTACCCATTTGCATTAGTGAAGCCTGGAGGAGTAGATGGGGACGTGACCCTTAATGATATTAATGAGAGGATCCTCATGCCACCAACTAGACCGGTGAGGCACCCGGTTGGAGACTTTGCTGGTCGTCCATGTGTCTCTCCTGATGGTCCCGGTCTCTCAGGGAAAGCAGTGGTGGCCCTAACCAAAATCCAGACTCAAGGGAGAGGAACCATCACAATCATCAGAACCAGAGGTTAA